In a single window of the Caulobacter soli genome:
- a CDS encoding MlaA family lipoprotein, which produces MKILRKNQHLSANLRTMTAALALLVAGGVSATASSAHAQTVTETPIPLVAAPDAAADVAQTAYDPLEGFNRGSFALSMGVDRAVLRPLSHGYVAVTPTPLRHRVSAVVYNLGEPSTVLNDVLQGKPKRAGRSSARFVINSTIGVLGLFDVASGMGIRAHDADFGQTFGRYGVKAGPYLYVPVIGPSNFRDGVGRVFDFFTDPVGIAGGGWRTTFGATRLVVQTIDTRTNADGAFRALDDSVDPYITARSAYGQHREAFVREATGEVQALPDFDDVTSSSEPAAAPPSDTPPAPSEPAPSTPQ; this is translated from the coding sequence ATGAAGATTCTGAGGAAAAATCAGCACTTGAGCGCGAATCTGCGAACCATGACGGCGGCTCTGGCCCTGCTTGTCGCGGGTGGTGTTTCAGCGACGGCATCGTCCGCGCACGCCCAAACCGTCACCGAAACGCCAATCCCGCTAGTCGCGGCGCCGGATGCGGCCGCCGACGTGGCGCAGACGGCGTACGACCCGCTTGAGGGTTTCAACCGTGGCAGTTTCGCCTTGAGCATGGGCGTCGATCGCGCCGTGCTGCGTCCTCTTTCGCACGGCTACGTGGCCGTGACGCCAACGCCGCTTCGGCATCGGGTCAGCGCCGTCGTCTATAATCTGGGCGAGCCCAGCACGGTGCTGAACGACGTCCTGCAGGGCAAGCCCAAGCGGGCTGGCAGGTCTTCGGCGCGGTTCGTGATCAATTCGACCATTGGCGTGCTGGGCTTGTTCGATGTCGCCTCCGGCATGGGCATCCGAGCCCATGACGCCGATTTCGGTCAGACTTTCGGCCGCTACGGGGTCAAGGCCGGACCTTATCTCTATGTGCCGGTCATCGGACCTTCCAACTTCCGCGACGGGGTCGGGCGCGTGTTCGATTTCTTCACCGATCCGGTCGGTATCGCCGGTGGCGGCTGGCGGACCACGTTCGGCGCGACGCGCCTGGTCGTGCAGACGATCGACACGCGCACCAACGCCGACGGCGCGTTCCGGGCGTTGGACGACTCGGTCGATCCCTATATTACCGCCCGCTCGGCCTACGGGCAGCATCGCGAGGCCTTCGTGCGCGAGGCGACGGGCGAGGTGCAGGCGCTTCCCGACTTCGACGACGTCACGTCGTCGAGCGAGCCCGCCGCCGCCCCGCCGTCTGATACGCCGCCCGCTCCCTCGGAGCCGGCTCCTTCGACACCCCAATGA
- a CDS encoding MlaE family ABC transporter permease: MAAADAAIPAVFKPFRTIGRSTLGALRMVGGVGVFALRGVISVFSPPWFPNQLLRQLVSIGFFSLPVVGLTAIFTGAALGLNIYTGGGRFNAEQVMPQIVALGITRELGPVLAALMLAGRVSAAIAAEIGAMRATEQIDAMRTLSTDPFRYLVAPRLLAATLVLPLLTLIADIIGVAGGWLVAVRILDFNSAVYIRNTANFIQGWDVGSGLIKAAVFGFIVALMGCYHGYNAKGGARGVGRATTHAVVSSAILIFASDYFLTTLFTNA, encoded by the coding sequence ATGGCCGCGGCCGACGCGGCCATTCCCGCGGTCTTCAAACCGTTCCGCACCATCGGGCGCTCGACGCTCGGCGCTCTGCGCATGGTGGGCGGAGTAGGGGTCTTCGCCCTGCGCGGCGTGATCTCGGTGTTCAGTCCGCCGTGGTTCCCGAACCAGTTGCTGCGCCAACTGGTCTCCATCGGCTTCTTCTCGCTGCCGGTGGTGGGCCTGACGGCGATCTTCACCGGCGCGGCCCTGGGTTTGAACATCTATACCGGCGGCGGGCGCTTCAACGCCGAGCAGGTGATGCCGCAAATCGTCGCCCTGGGCATCACGCGTGAGCTGGGGCCCGTGCTGGCGGCCCTGATGCTGGCCGGCCGGGTGTCGGCCGCCATCGCCGCCGAGATCGGGGCCATGCGCGCCACCGAACAGATCGACGCCATGCGCACGCTGTCGACCGATCCGTTCCGCTATCTGGTCGCGCCGCGTCTGTTGGCCGCGACCCTGGTTCTGCCTCTGCTGACCCTGATCGCCGACATCATCGGCGTGGCCGGCGGTTGGCTGGTGGCGGTGCGGATCCTCGACTTCAACTCGGCGGTCTATATCCGTAACACCGCCAACTTCATCCAAGGCTGGGACGTCGGATCGGGCCTGATCAAGGCCGCCGTGTTCGGCTTCATCGTCGCCTTGATGGGCTGCTATCACGGCTACAACGCCAAGGGCGGCGCGCGGGGCGTGGGCCGGGCGACCACCCACGCGGTGGTGTCCTCGGCGATCCTGATCTTCGCCTCCGACTACTTCCTCACAACGCTGTTCACCAACGCATGA
- the mlaD gene encoding outer membrane lipid asymmetry maintenance protein MlaD: MGLREQWAETLMGFLVLVLAAGFLVYSLSVGGVGSKPGGYDVTAKFGQVGSLAPGAAVSVAGVKVGTVSQITLDPKTFLAVTKLSLDPDVKLPSDSTAKITSDSLLGGVHVAIAPGGAADDIKAGGEIDNTQGAVDLFGLIGSVMRPQGGDTAPAAGAAPAANPAATAPDSY; this comes from the coding sequence ATGGGCTTGCGCGAACAATGGGCCGAAACCTTGATGGGTTTCCTCGTCCTCGTCCTCGCGGCGGGGTTTTTGGTCTACTCGCTGAGCGTCGGCGGCGTCGGCAGCAAGCCAGGCGGCTATGATGTCACGGCCAAGTTCGGCCAGGTGGGTTCGCTGGCGCCGGGCGCCGCGGTCAGCGTCGCGGGCGTCAAGGTCGGCACGGTCTCGCAGATCACCTTGGACCCGAAGACTTTTCTGGCCGTGACCAAGCTGAGCCTGGATCCGGACGTCAAGCTGCCGTCGGACTCCACGGCGAAGATCACCAGCGACAGCCTGTTGGGCGGCGTCCACGTGGCGATCGCGCCGGGCGGCGCGGCCGACGACATCAAGGCGGGCGGCGAAATCGACAACACCCAGGGCGCGGTCGACCTGTTTGGTCTCATCGGTTCGGTGATGCGGCCGCAGGGTGGCGACACCGCGCCGGCGGCTGGCGCGGCGCCCGCGGCGAACCCCGCCGCCACGGCTCCGGACAGCTACTGA
- a CDS encoding MlaC/ttg2D family ABC transporter substrate-binding protein, which produces MTDARPTRRFAQLALVAMVGLGALTQARPALAQSARDPQAEQFVQTRAQRVITVLADKSESVAQKKATFHQAIDELADVPKITNFVLGKYARTVTPDQRQRFATAFRAYAESVYQNRISDYHGEVLKVTGSIVRKPGDVIVNTTISGGQVGQPLPVAWRVMGGGTSWKVVDVQFKGVWLAITQQQDFVSTIDNAGGNIDVLIGQLQRDAQRPASR; this is translated from the coding sequence ATGACTGACGCTCGCCCCACCCGCCGTTTCGCGCAACTGGCCCTGGTCGCCATGGTTGGCCTGGGCGCTCTGACCCAGGCGCGTCCCGCCCTGGCGCAGTCGGCGCGCGATCCGCAGGCCGAGCAGTTCGTGCAGACCCGCGCCCAGCGGGTGATCACGGTGCTGGCCGACAAGAGCGAGAGCGTCGCCCAAAAGAAGGCCACCTTCCACCAGGCCATCGACGAACTGGCCGACGTGCCGAAGATCACCAATTTCGTGCTGGGCAAGTATGCCCGCACGGTCACGCCGGATCAGCGCCAGCGCTTCGCCACGGCGTTCCGCGCCTATGCCGAAAGCGTGTACCAGAATCGTATCAGCGACTATCACGGCGAGGTCTTGAAGGTGACGGGGTCGATCGTCCGCAAGCCGGGCGACGTGATCGTCAACACCACGATCTCGGGCGGCCAGGTGGGCCAACCGTTGCCGGTGGCTTGGCGCGTGATGGGCGGCGGGACCTCGTGGAAGGTCGTCGACGTCCAGTTCAAGGGCGTGTGGCTGGCGATCACCCAGCAGCAGGACTTCGTGTCGACCATCGACAACGCCGGCGGCAATATCGACGTGCTGATCGGCCAACTCCAGCGTGACGCCCAGCGTCCCGCGTCGCGATAA
- a CDS encoding ABC transporter ATP-binding protein: MTEIPKLEWKGVRKRFDSPVLDGLDLSVAAGRSLVIIGGSGQGKSVTIKVAMGLVRPDAGQVLVDGEDMVGVGGAARRKLFERIGVLFQGAALFDSLSVWENVAFRLINADGVPRKEAKARAIEALSRVHLGAHVADSYPSELSGGMQKRVGLARAVVANPEIIFFDEPTTGLDPITSAAINELIVDQVRGLGCTAVSITHDLASARTIGDEIAMLHNGKIVWRGAPAELDRTDNPYVRQFVDGRADGPMASAV; this comes from the coding sequence ATGACCGAAATCCCCAAACTCGAGTGGAAGGGCGTTCGCAAGCGCTTCGACAGTCCGGTCCTGGACGGGCTGGATCTCAGCGTCGCGGCCGGCCGGTCGCTGGTGATCATCGGCGGGTCCGGCCAGGGCAAGTCGGTGACGATCAAGGTCGCCATGGGCCTGGTGCGCCCCGACGCCGGCCAGGTGCTGGTCGACGGCGAGGACATGGTCGGCGTCGGCGGCGCGGCGCGTCGCAAGCTGTTCGAGCGCATCGGCGTGCTCTTCCAGGGCGCGGCGTTGTTCGACAGCCTCAGCGTCTGGGAGAACGTCGCCTTCCGCCTGATCAACGCCGACGGCGTGCCCCGCAAGGAGGCCAAGGCGCGGGCGATCGAGGCCCTGAGCCGGGTCCACCTGGGCGCGCATGTCGCCGACTCCTATCCGTCCGAGCTTTCGGGCGGCATGCAGAAGCGGGTGGGTCTGGCGCGGGCGGTGGTGGCCAATCCCGAGATCATCTTCTTCGACGAGCCGACCACGGGCCTCGATCCGATCACCTCGGCGGCGATCAACGAACTGATCGTCGACCAGGTGCGGGGACTGGGCTGCACGGCGGTGTCTATCACTCACGATCTGGCCTCGGCCCGGACGATCGGCGACGAGATCGCCATGCTGCACAACGGCAAGATCGTCTGGCGCGGCGCGCCGGCCGAGCTGGACCGCACCGACAATCCCTATGTGCGCCAGTTCGTCGACGGACGCGCCGATGGTCCGATGGCGAGCGCCGTCTAG